The region TGCACTCGCCGATGCGCGCGCGGCCGACGAGGCGATCGCGCGGGGCGATGAGCGCCCGCTGCTCGGAGTGCCGATCAGCGTCAAGGAGAGCTTCGACCTGCGCGGCCATCCGACAACGTGGGGATTCGCCGACCTCACCGGGCACCGCGCGGAGCGCGACGCCCTCGCCGTGCGACGACTGACGGATGCCGGTGCCGTCGTCATCGGCAAGACGAACGTGCCGGTCGCCCTCAACGACTGGCAGAGCGACAACCCGATCTACGGACGCACCCGCAACCCCTACGACCTCAGCCGCTCGCCCGGGGGCTCGTCGGGCGGATCGGCCGCGGCACTCGCCCTGGGGTACTCCGCGCTCGAACTGGGCTCCGACATCGGCGGATCGGTGCGGGTGCCGGCGGCCTTCTGCGGCGTGTTCGGGCACAAGCCGACCTGGGGTCTCATCCCCGCCGAGGGTCATTCGCCCGGCGGCTGGGACGGCGTCGGCCCACCGCTCGCCTCGATCGGTCCACTGGCGCGGACGGCCGGCGACCTCGCGCTCGCCCTCGGGCTGATCGCGGGCCCCGACGACTTCTCGCCGGCGACCACGCTCGCCCTGCCGCCGTCACGGGTGGAGTCTCTCGTCGGATGCCGGATGCTCGTGCTCGACGAGCATCCGTCGGCCGCGACTGATTCCGTGGTGCGCCGCGGGGTCGACGACGTGGCGACCGCAGCCGAGCGCGCCGGCGCCCTCATCGCGCGTTCGAGCCCGCTGGTTCCCGACCTCGCGGCCGTGCTCGAGGACTACCGCACGATGCTCGCCGCCGTGGGCTCGCGCCGGGCGCCGGCCGGCACGCCGTCGCTCCCGGTGCGGGACTGGTTCGAGCTGGTGGACCGGCAGCTCCACGTGCGTCGGCGGTGGGCGGCGCTGTTCGAGGAGTTCGACGTGGTGGTCGCGCCGACGTTCGGCACCGTGGCCTTCCCGCTCTCCGACGAGCCGGTGCCCGATCGGCGCACCCTGGTGATCGACGGCCGCGACGAGCCGTTCGAGCCGCAGCTCGCGTGGCCGTCGCTCGCCACGTTCGCGAACCTCCCGGCGACCGCCGCCCCGATCGGCATGACCGCCGACGGGCTGCCGATGTCGGTGCAGGTGATCGGACCGCACCTCGGCGACCTCACGACGATCGCCGTCGCGGCCGCCGTCGCCCGCGAGATCCCGCCGCCGGCGCTCTGACGTCATCGAGCCCGGTGATCACGGGCATCAACGAGAATGGGCCCCCCACACGGGGAGCCCATTTCGCGTCTGTGCGCGAGGGGGGAGTTGAACCCCCACGCCCTTTCGGGCACTGGCACCTGAAGCCAGCGCGTCTGCCTATTCCGCCACTCGCGCGAGTCTTGGATCCGGAGATTCCACGAACTCAACTTGCCGAGGATATCATGCCTCGCGGCGCACCCCGAATCGGCGGTTCGCGCCCGCGGTTCGCGGGTGATTCAGTGTGTGCAACTAGCATGTACCAACCGGCACCCCCCGTCCGAGGAGCCCCGTGGGACTACTTGACAGCTTCGAGAAAGGTCTCGAACGCGCTGTGAACAGCGCGTTCGCGAAGACCTTCCGCAGCGGCATCCAGCCCGTGGAGATCGCCGCGGCGCTGCGCAGCGAGCTCGACAAGAAGGCCGCGGTCGTGAGCCGCGATCGCATCCTCGCGCCCAACACGTTCACCGTGCGGCTGTCACCGGCCGACGAGGAGAACATGGCGCGACTCGGGGGAGCGCTGACGCACGAGCTCGACACCCTGGTGCACCAGCACGCCAAGGCCCAGGGGTACTCGTTCCCCGGCCCCGTCTCGATCACCGTCACGCGCGACGAGCAGCTGTCGACCGGCACGCTGCGCGTGGACTCGGCAACCGGCCAGGGCGGCAGCGTGTCGTGGCGCGGTGTCGTCGACATCGCCGGCAAGCGGCATCCGCTCGTCAAGGCCCGCACCGTGATCGGCCGGGGCAGCGACGCCGACATCACCATCGCCGATGCCGGCACCAGCCGGCGGCACGTCGAGATCCTGTGGGACGGCACGCGTGCGATGGTGCGCGACATGAACTCGACGAACGGCACCAAGCTCGACGGGAACAAGGTCACCGAGGCCGCACTGCCGCCGGACTCGACCGTCACCATCGGGCGCACCGACATCGTCTTCCACGTCATCGCGCAGTCGGCCCCGCCGAAGCCGACGATGTCGGCCGACGACGCCACCCGCATCTTCGACATCCGCGACGGAGGTGGATCGGCGTGAGCGAGCTCACCCTCCTGCTCCTGCGCATCGGCTTCCTCGTGCTGCTGTGGGGCTTCGTGTTCGCCGTGGTCTACTCGCTGCGCGCCGACCTGTTCGGCGTGAAGGCGCGCAAGCTCCCGGAGGCCGCGGCTGCCGCCCCCGCCGCTGCCGCCCCCGCGCGGGCGCAGTCCGACGCGACCGCGCCGGTCGTCGCAGCAGCCCCGGCGCCACCGGCGAAGGGCGGCGCCGCGACCACGTCGTCCGTGTCGCGCATCGTCATCACCAGCGGGCCGAAGGCCGGGCTCGAGCTGACCCTCGGAACCGACCCGCTGACCATCGGGCGATCGAGCGAGTCCGGTCTCGTCATCCGCGACGACTACACCTCGAGCCACCACGCGCGGCTCGTGCTGTGGGGCGACCAGTGGATGATCCAGGACCTCGACTCGACCAACGGCACGTGGCACGACGGCGCCCGTGTCGCCGCGCCGACGGCCGTCGCCATCGGCGCACCGATCAAGGTCGGCGCCACCACCTTCGAGCTGCGGAAGTAACGGCCCCGCCCCGATGGTCTTCCAAGGCTCGAGCGTTGCGATCTCGCATACCGGCAAGGTCCGCTCCAACAACCAGGACTCCGGCTACGCCGGCTCGAACCTGTTCGCCGTCGCCGACGGCATGGGCGGTCACGCCGGCGGCGATGTGGCGTCGAGCATCGCGGTGCACCGGCTGGAGCAGCTCGACCAGCCGTACGAGTCGACCGCCGCGGCAGAGCGGTCGCTCCGCGACGCCATCTCCGACACCGCCGTCCAGCTGATCGACACGGTGCACGACCGCCCCGAGCTCGCCGGCATGGGCACGACCGTCAGCGCGCTGGTGATGGTCGACGACTACGCGGTGATCGCGCACATCGGCGATTCGCGCATCTACCTCTTCCGCGATGGGTCGCTCACCCAGATCACGACCGACCACACCTTCGTGCAGCGCCTCGTGGACTCCGGTCGCATCACGCCCGAAGAGGCGCGCTACCACCCGCGCCGCTCGGTGCTCATGCGGGTGCTCGGCGACATGGACCCCGAGCCCGAGGTCGACACGTTCATCATGCCGACGCGGCCCGGTGACCGCTGGCTGCTGTGCTCCGACGGACTGTCTGGCGTGGTCGACGACCCGCACACCACGAAGGCCCTCGCGCAGGGCATGGCTCCGGGGCGCACTGCCGACGCGCTGCTCAAGCAGGCGCTCGACGGCGGCGCACCCGACAACGTCACGATCGTCATCGTCGATGTCGGCGGGGCGCACCCGCTGTTCTCGGGCACCCCCACGATCGTCGGCTCCGCCTCGAACCCCGACGGGGTCGACGTCCCCGCCGCACGCCCCGGTCGCACCAGCTGGCTGCACCCCGGGCGGCAGGCGGCGAACGAGCCGACGCACTTCGAGCCCGCGCCCCAGTTCCTCGAAGAGCTCATCGAAGAGGACAAGCGTCGGGCACGGCGCCGCCGGGTCGGCTGGATCGTCGGCATCGTGGTCGTGCTCGGCCTGATCGCGGGCGGACTGTGGCTCGGGTACCAGTTCACGCAGACCCGGTACTTCGTCGGCGCCGACGAGGACACTGTCGTCATCTTCCAGGGCACGCAGCAGAACATCGGTCCGATCACGCTCTCGACCCCGTACGAAGACACCGGGATCCCGCTCGACTCGCTGTCGGACTTCGCTCGCGCCACGGTGCAGCAGACCATCTCGGCGAGCTCCCTCTCAGACGCGCGCCGTATCGTCGCCGACATCAGCGAACTCGCGGGAGGAGGCGGATGAGCACGCCGACGAACACGCAGACCGGCGACGTGTCGACCGACACCGCCGTGGTGCGCGCGCTCCGCCGCATCCGCACGCCCCAGACGCTGCGCAACCGCGAACTCGTGCTGCTGCTGTTCGCCTTCGCGATCAACGCCGCCGCCGTCGCGCTGGTGCAGCTCGGCGTCAACGACGCGATCGACTGGACGTTCCTGGTCTACTGCGGCGGCCCGAGCGCGCTGATCATCGCGCTGCACATCGTGCTGCGCCTGCGCGCGCGGGACGCCGACCCGTTCCTGGTGCCGATCGCGACCCTGCTGAGCGGCCTGGGCATCGCCCAGATCTATCGCCTCGACCTGCATTGGGACCGGCACGGGTGGGATGCCTATTCCGCACGACAGCTGGCGTGGGCGGCCATCGCCCTCGTGCTCGCCA is a window of Microbacterium terrae DNA encoding:
- a CDS encoding amidase family protein; translation: MTLDPARASAIDLATAVRRREFSAVELVEHAFARADAADAQVGALVVRDPDRALADARAADEAIARGDERPLLGVPISVKESFDLRGHPTTWGFADLTGHRAERDALAVRRLTDAGAVVIGKTNVPVALNDWQSDNPIYGRTRNPYDLSRSPGGSSGGSAAALALGYSALELGSDIGGSVRVPAAFCGVFGHKPTWGLIPAEGHSPGGWDGVGPPLASIGPLARTAGDLALALGLIAGPDDFSPATTLALPPSRVESLVGCRMLVLDEHPSAATDSVVRRGVDDVATAAERAGALIARSSPLVPDLAAVLEDYRTMLAAVGSRRAPAGTPSLPVRDWFELVDRQLHVRRRWAALFEEFDVVVAPTFGTVAFPLSDEPVPDRRTLVIDGRDEPFEPQLAWPSLATFANLPATAAPIGMTADGLPMSVQVIGPHLGDLTTIAVAAAVAREIPPPAL
- a CDS encoding FhaA domain-containing protein, with the protein product MGLLDSFEKGLERAVNSAFAKTFRSGIQPVEIAAALRSELDKKAAVVSRDRILAPNTFTVRLSPADEENMARLGGALTHELDTLVHQHAKAQGYSFPGPVSITVTRDEQLSTGTLRVDSATGQGGSVSWRGVVDIAGKRHPLVKARTVIGRGSDADITIADAGTSRRHVEILWDGTRAMVRDMNSTNGTKLDGNKVTEAALPPDSTVTIGRTDIVFHVIAQSAPPKPTMSADDATRIFDIRDGGGSA
- a CDS encoding FHA domain-containing protein FhaB/FipA, which gives rise to MSELTLLLLRIGFLVLLWGFVFAVVYSLRADLFGVKARKLPEAAAAAPAAAAPARAQSDATAPVVAAAPAPPAKGGAATTSSVSRIVITSGPKAGLELTLGTDPLTIGRSSESGLVIRDDYTSSHHARLVLWGDQWMIQDLDSTNGTWHDGARVAAPTAVAIGAPIKVGATTFELRK
- a CDS encoding PP2C family protein-serine/threonine phosphatase, producing the protein MVFQGSSVAISHTGKVRSNNQDSGYAGSNLFAVADGMGGHAGGDVASSIAVHRLEQLDQPYESTAAAERSLRDAISDTAVQLIDTVHDRPELAGMGTTVSALVMVDDYAVIAHIGDSRIYLFRDGSLTQITTDHTFVQRLVDSGRITPEEARYHPRRSVLMRVLGDMDPEPEVDTFIMPTRPGDRWLLCSDGLSGVVDDPHTTKALAQGMAPGRTADALLKQALDGGAPDNVTIVIVDVGGAHPLFSGTPTIVGSASNPDGVDVPAARPGRTSWLHPGRQAANEPTHFEPAPQFLEELIEEDKRRARRRRVGWIVGIVVVLGLIAGGLWLGYQFTQTRYFVGADEDTVVIFQGTQQNIGPITLSTPYEDTGIPLDSLSDFARATVQQTISASSLSDARRIVADISELAGGGG